In Oryza sativa Japonica Group chromosome 11, ASM3414082v1, the following are encoded in one genomic region:
- the LOC107275527 gene encoding disease resistance protein PIK6-NP translates to MDSLGSAQGAVNSLLGRLGNVLVDETRLLGGVRRDVQFMRDEMESMNAFLFKIADANEDNDPQVRAWLNQVRDVAVRSEFFVDRYVYCLDGTHDAGCCGPLRHFARLLATILARHRLATHIRDLTARARDVGERRMRYGVIDMWMWRPGPARQMIIPISQPERRPEQELDAIPDQHRPRAIDSRPFGELDQPEAAIPGEPVPAREQQHQRAASEHEDLERRRILADDDSDLLTEVSKELLDRIPLMDQYVHFLQHREPNVISILGLRGTGKTILARKVHDMYGQYDPDCSRTAYWISLGDDQSSKKVLESILVSIAPNVPGVENVSSWEQGSILGMIIRRLNDTRFLLVFDDVRSESLMSDIGDIVRCNCYAGSAILLVTSIPQVAATSCNPQNIFDFNDFPEQHKESLINFFLERAVSLVANSQQNDLLEVLKSILTRCAPSIFTMKMLLRCLFVNPNRNIEELRDLNNSLQPSSALNANSMLNFCYRSLPSHYRHCLAYLAISPRNHTFRRTSLTTRWLAEGLISRTDVTSASEEPSDVANRCFDALCNHRFLLPAGDFTGTSFWGRFKSCTVHGIVRDFLSTIMEDEGVVDEDLFPDMAKRISIQNEFLHACRDRSLVESLATHPGLHLINVLDLEGCSGFQAKDLKVICTRARHLTYLSLRDTGIYHLPKQIQELHNLQTLDIRQTNVRVLNVVFPRLKYLLAGKEAPSGESFSTVKMPDISFMTDMEVLYHVEISSQDDGLIDLGRLRRLRKLGVVFNRGRVDLMKFLLSQIQMLESCLRSLSIRIIEGATGSEAENSGSGYSLIDSHMLSPPRLLQTLNIRGARGGLPRWMTELHQLAKITLRETYLTEDALRMLGSLRGLQCLRFLRKALTEGTIIFRDSEFKKLVDLSFEGSYLSTVIFDNGTAPKLERVAFKVPRVASLHGIQHLPSLKELEFIGNLCEEHIVKKAIAEHSNHPHYTYLDIDIKGS, encoded by the coding sequence ATGGACAGCTTAGGCTCCGCCCAGGGCGCCGTCAACTCTCTATTGGGCCGACTCGGCAATGTTCTTGTCGATGAGACGAGACTGCTGGGTGGCGTTCGCCGTGACGTGCAGTTCATGAGGGACGAAATGGAGAGCATGAACGCCTTCCTCTTCAAGATCGCCGATGCCAACGAAGACAACGACCCCCAGGTCCGCGCCTGGCTGAATCAGGTCAGGGACGTGGCCGTGAGATCTGAGTTCTTCGTCGACCGGTACGTGTACTGCCTCGACGGCACCCACGACGCAGGTTGTTGCGGGCCTTTGAGGCATTTCGCTCGGTTGCTGGCCACTATCCTGGCCCGCCACCGGCTCGCTACCCATATCCGGGACCTCACGGCCCGGGCACGAGACGTGGGCGAGCGGCGGATGAGGTATGGCGTTATCGACATGTGGATGTGGCGCCCTGGCCCTGCTCGGCAGATGATCATTCCAATCAGCCAGCCCGAACGACGTCCGGAGCAGGAGCTGGACGCCATCCCCGACCAGCATCGCCCACGAGCCATTGACAGCCGACCATTTGGAGAGCTGGATCAGCCTGAGGCCGCCATCCCCGGCGAGCCTGTGCCTGCACGCGAGCAGCAGCATCAGCGTGCCGCATCCGAGCATGAAGACCTCGAGAGGCGGCGCATATTGGCCGACGACGACTCCGACCTATTAACGGAAGTATCGAAGGAGCTCCTCGACCGGATTCCGTTGATGGACCAATATGTCCATTTCCTCCAACACCGAGAGCCGAATGTCATCTCCATCCTAGGGCTACGTGGTACGGGGAAGACCATTCTTGCACGGAAAGTGCATGATATGTACGGACAGTACGATCCCGATTGCAGCCGCACGGCCTACTGGATCTCTCTTGGCGACGACCAGTCTAGCAAAAAGGTGCTCGAGTCCATACTGGTGAGCATCGCTCCTAATGTTCCTGGGGTTGAGAACGTCAGCAGCTGGGAACAAGGCTCAATCCTGGGCATGATCATAAGGCGTCTCAACGATACGAGGTTCTTGCTCGTCTTTGATGATGTTCGTTCCGAGTCACTCATGAGCGACATAGGAGATATTGTCCGCTGTAACTGTTACGCTGGTAGTGCCATATTGTTGGTCACAAGTATACCTCAAGTGGCGGCCACCTCCTGCAACCCGCAGAATATTTTCGATTTCAATGACTTCCCTGAGCAGCATAAAGAATCTCTGATCAACTTCTTCTTGGAGAGAGCAGTTTCCCTGGTTGCCAACAGCCAGCAAAATGATCTGCTGGAGGTCCTAAAGTCCATCCTAACTAGGTGCGCCCCATCTATCTTTACCATGAAGATGCTCCTTCGTTGTCTGTTTGTCAACCCTAACAGGAACATCGAAGAGCTGAGGGACCTGAACAACAGTTTGCAACCTTCTTCGGCGCTGAATGCTAATTCAATGCTCAACTTCTGCTACCGTAGCTTGCCCAGTCATTACAGGCATTGCTTGGCATATCTTGCTATTTCCCCTAGAAATCACACCTTTCGAAGGACAAGTTTAACAACAAGATGGCTTGCCGAGGGTCTAATCAGTAGAACAGATGTAACGTCTGCTTCAGAAGAACCATCAGATGTTGCCAACCGCTGCTTCGATGCACTTTGCAACCACAGATTTCTTCTTCCGGCTGGGGACTTCACTGGTACTAGTTTCTGGGGCAGATTCAAGAGCTGTACAGTACATGGCATAGTCCGTGACTTCCTTTCCACGATAATGGAAGATGAAGGTGTAGTGGACGAAGATTTGTTCCCTGACATGGCCAAACGTATTTCCATTCAAAATGAAttcctgcatgcatgcagagatCGTAGCCTGGTCGAATCACTGGCCACGCACCCTGGTCTTCATCTAATTAATGTGCTTGATCTAGAGGGTTGCAGCGGTTTTCAAGCTAAAGACCTGAAGGTCATTTGCACCAGGGCGCGTCATCTCACATATTTGAGCCTCCGGGACACTGGTATTTATCATCTGCCCAAGCAAATCCAAGAACTCCACAATCTGCAGACGCTGGACATACGCCAAACCAACGTGAGGGTGTTAAACGTTGTGTTCCCTAGGCTTAAGTATCTGCTGGCTGGAAAAGAGGCACCATCCGGTGAATCATTTTCCACGGTAAAAATGCCTGATATCAGTTTTATGACAGATATGGAAGTGCTATACCATGTTGAGATCTCCAGCCAAGATGACGGGCTCATTGATCTTGGCCGACTCAGGAGGTTGAGGAAGCTGGGTGTGGTTTTCAATAGAGGAAGGGTCGATCTGATGAAGTTTTTGCTTAGCCAGATTCAGATGCTAGAAAGCTGTCTGCGCTCGTTGTCAATCAGGATAATAGAAGGCGCGACAGGGAGTGAGGCCGAGAACAGTGGCAGTGGGTACAGTTTGATTGATTCACATATGCTGTCACCTCCGAGGTTGCTTCAAACCTTAAACATAAGAGGTGCCAGAGGTGGGCTTCCTCGTTGGATGACAGAACTCCATCAACTCGCCAAGATCACCCTGCGTGAGACTTACCTAACAGAAGACGCTCTGCGCATGCTGGGTAGCCTACGTGGCCTGCAGTGTCTCAGATTCCTGCGAAAAGCGTTGACGGAGGGGACAATTATATTCCGTGACAGCGAATTCAAGAAACTAGTTGATCTTTCATTTGAAGGCAGCTACCTCAGCACAGTCATATTTGATAATGGCACAGCTCCTAAGCTCGAGAGGGTTGCTTTCAAAGTCCCAAGGGTGGCTTCTCTTCATGGAATCCAGCACCTCCCAAGCCTGAAAGAGCTCGAGTTTATTGGGAATCTATGTGAGGAGCACATTGTGAAGAAAGCAATTGCAGAGCATTCCAACCATCCCCATTACACTTATTTGGACATTGATATCAAGGGAAGCTGA